One segment of Takifugu rubripes chromosome 5, fTakRub1.2, whole genome shotgun sequence DNA contains the following:
- the rab5c gene encoding ras-related protein Rab-5C produces MAGRGGTTRTNGTAVSNKICQFKLVLLGESAVGKSSLVLRFVKGQFHEYQESTIGAAFLTQTVCLDDTTVKFEIWDTAGQERYHSLAPMYYRGAQAAIVVYDITNTDTFTRAKNWVKELQRQASPNIVIALAGNKADLANKRAVDHQEAQAYADDNSLLFMETSAKTAMNVNEIFMAIAKKLPKNEPQGGSGAGGRARGGVDLQEAAPQGRGSQCCGGGN; encoded by the exons ATGGCAGGGCGAGGCGGAACGACGCGGACCAATGGCACAGCAGTGAGCAACAAGATCTGCCAGTTTAAGCTGGTGCTGTTGGGGGAATCGGCAGTGGGAAAGTCCAGTTTGGTGCTGCGCTTTGTCAAAGGCCAGTTCCACGAATACCAGGAGAGCACCATTGGAG CTGCCTTCCTCACACAGACGGTATGTTTGGACGATACAACAGTGAAGTTTGAGATCTGGGACACTGCTGGGCAGGAACGCTACCACAGCTTGGCGCCGATGTACTACAGAGGAGCTCAGGCCGCTATTGTGGTCTACGACATCACCAACACC GATACATTCACACGCGCGAAGAACTgggtgaaggagctgcagcgGCAGGCCAGCCCCAACATCGTGATCGCCCTGGCAGGAAACAAAGCGGATCTGGCCAACAAGCGCGCTGTGGACCACCAG GAAGCGCAAGCGTATGCAGACGACAACAGTTTGCTCTTTATGGAAACTTCAGCCAAGACTGCGATGAATGTCAATGAGATCTTCATGGCGATAG CCAAGAAGCTGCCTAAAAACGAGCCTCAGGGTGGATCCGGCGCTGGGGGAAGAGCCCGCGGCGGCGTGGACCTGCAGGAAGCTGCGCCGCAGGGCAGAGGTAGCCAGTGCTGTGGGGGCGGGAACTAA
- the dhx58 gene encoding ATP-dependent RNA helicase DHX58, with protein MADFRLYSYQQEVVRRALLGENIIIWLPTGAGKTRAAVYVAKRHLETTAKAKVVVLVNKIHLVDQHYTKEFQPHLDRSYRVVPISGDSEERDFFGQVVKDSDVVICTAQILYNAMINTDKAKHVELSDITLLIIDECHHTKKQAVYNQIMSCYVEKKLNGERALPQVLGLTASLGTGGEKILERAVEYVLQICANLDSDIVSTKNYLPDLEERVPKPVKTFDIVDERPEDPFGDHLKWMMQRIHDFMDLPNNITLRECGTQEYEADVVILERHGVKEDNRVWAQCALHLRKYNDALLINDTLRMLDAYRSLKDFYRSKVDTEIDGTDFFLMGLYRENRAELKHHAGDSRYENPKMSKLESVLLNQFRPDGESRGILFSKTRKSTHCLCDWVSTSSTLQQAGIKAAILTGAGNGIDTMTHVKQKDTIRSFRQGDLNLLISTSVAEEGLDIPECNLVVRYGLLTNEIAQKQASGRARARDSQYSVIAQKGGREERREHINEYLDELTGDAIAVIQAMRPPEFRSKIAQMQREAIMKRKVQESQKAKRRSQHTPASVQLLCRNCFKQVASGSDIRLLDKAHYVNINPDFKKHYKTGGQVFLNRTFEDWEPGCTISCNNGSCNKAWGSEIKYKKVALLPNLSIESFALETPQGRTTPRRWRDITFTVDDFSFEEYCQEHMPDFLD; from the exons ATGGCAGATTTTAGACTGTATTCCTACCAGCAGGAAGTGGTCCGAAGGGCTCTGCTgggagaaaacatcattatttGGCTGCCAACCGGCGCTGGAAAGACTCGTGCTGCTGTGTATGTGGCCAAGAGGCACCTGGAGACCACTGCCAAGGCAAAGGTGGTGGTCTTAGTCAACAAG ATTCACCTTGTAGACCAGCATTACACCAAGGAGTTCCAGCCTCACCTGGACCGGAGCTACAGAGTGGTTCCCATCAGTGGGGACAGCGAGGAGAGGGACTTCTTCGGGCAAGTGGTGAAGGACTCAGATGTTGTCATCTGCACGGCGCAGATCCTGTACAACGCCATGATAAACACGGACAAAGCCAAACACGTGGAGCTCTCGG ATATCACACTGCTAATCATCGACGAGTGTCACCACACCAAGAAGCAGGCTGTCTACAACCAGATAATGAGCTGCTATGTGGAGAAAAAGCTGAATGGGGAGCGAGCGCTGCCCCAGGTTCTTGGCCTGACTGCCTCTCTGGGTACGGGGGGAGAAAAGATTCTGGAGAGAGCTGTGGAATACGTCCTACAG ATTTGTGCCAACCTGGACTCGGACATAGTTTCCACAAAAAACTACCTGCCGGACCTGGAGGAGAGGGTACCCAAGCCCGTCAAAACGTTCGACATCGTCGACGAAAGGCCCGAG GATCCATTCGGGGACCATCTGAAATGGATGATGCAGAGGATCCACGACTTCATGGATCTCCCTAACAACATCACACTGAGGGAATGCGGCACACAGGAGTACGAAGCAGACGTGGTGATTCTGGAGCGGCATG GAGTGAAAGAGGACAACAGAGTGTGGGCGCAGTGTGCTCTCCACCTCCGGAAGTACAACGATGCCTTGCTCATCAACGACACCCTGAGAATGCTGGATGCTTACCGCTCGCTGAAGGACTTTTACAGAAGCAAAGTCGACACGGAAATCGATGGGACGGATTTCTTCTTGATGGGACTTTACCGCG AGAATCGGGCGGAGCTGAAGCACCACGCGGGAGATTCTCGCTACGAGAACCCCAAAATGTCCAAACTGGAGAGCGTGCTGCTGAACCAGTTTAGACCAGACGGGGAGTCCAGGGGGATCCTCTTCAGTAAAACTCGGAAAAGCACCCACTGCCTTTGTGACTgggtcagcaccagcagcaccttaCAGCAGGCCGGGATCAAGGCGGCCATCCTGACCGGTGCTGGAAACGGCATCGACACCATGACGCAC GTGAAACAGAAGGACACCATCCGCAGTTTCCGTCAGGGGGACCTGAACCTCCTCATCTCCACCAGCGTGGCCGAGGAAGGCCTGGACATCCCAGAATGCAACCTGGTGGTGCGCTACGGCCTGCTTACGAATGAGATCGCCCAGAAGCAGGCCAGCGGGCGCGCCAGAGCCAGAGACAGTCAGTATTCAGTCATTGCCCAGAAGGGCGGGCGTGAAGAGCGACGCGAGCACATCAATGAGTATCTGGATGAGCTGACGGGAGACGCCATCGCTGTGATCCAAGCGATGAGGCCACCGGAGTTTCGCAGCAAG ATAGCTCAGATGCAAAGGGAGGCCATCATGAAAAGGAAAGTACAAGAGAGTCAGAAAGCTAAGCGGAGGAGTCAGCACACCCCCGCCAGTGTCCAGCTCTTGTGTCGAAACTGTTTCAAGCAGGTGGCCTCTGGGAGCGACATCAGACTTTTGGACAAAGCTCACTATGTCAACATCAATCCCGACTTTAA GAAACACTACAAAACTGGTGGGCAAGTGTTTCTCAACCGGACGTTTGAGGACTGGGAGCCCGGCTGCACAATCAGCTGCAATAACGGCAGCTGCAATAAG GCGTGGGGATCTGAGATCAAGTACAAGAAAGTTGCACTGTTGCCCAATCTATCCATTGAGAGCTTTGCACTGGAGACCCCACAGGGCCGCACGACCCCACGGCGGTGGAGGGACATCACCTTCACAGTGGACGACTTCAGCTTTGAAGAGTACTGCCAGGAGCACATGCCTGACTTCTTGGACTGA
- the kat2a gene encoding histone acetyltransferase KAT2A, translating into MSDPAAQALQPRLLQAQTGGSAGSSTGNTGSGSGNSDPARPGLSQQQRASQKKAQVRAFPRAKKLEKLGVFSACKAIDTCKCNGWKNPNPPSAPRMDLQQQAASLSESCRSCEHSLADHVSHLENVSEDEINRLLGMVVDVENLFMSVHKEEDTDTKQVYFYLFKLLRKSILQMSQPVVEGSLGSPPFEKPNIEQGVLNFVQYKFSHLAPKERQTMFELSKMFLLCLNYWKLETPTQYRQRTQKDDGTAYKVDYTRWLCYCHVPQSNDSLPRYETTQVFGRSLLKSIFIVTRRQLLEKFRVEKDKLLPEKRTLILTHFPKFLSMLEEEIYGENSPIWEADFTVPASDGTQLGHQTVISPAAVSGSPALPKGLSGVSAVGNVESGGAEPHTGEKRKISEALTLEDAKRIRVMGDIPMELVNEVMMTITDPAAMLGPETNLLTPNAARDETARLEERRGIIEFHVIGNSLSQKSNKKILMWLVGLQNVFSHQLPRMPKEYITRLVFDPKHKTLALIKDGRVIGGICFRMFPTQGFTEIVFCAVTSNEQVKGYGTHLMNHLKEYHIKHNILYFLTYADEYAIGYFKKQGFSKDIKVPKSRYLGYIKDYEGATLMECELNPRIPYTELSHIIKRQKEIIKKLIERKQSQIRKVYPGLTCFKEGVRQIPVESIPGIRETGWKPSNKDKGKEVKDPDVLYNMLKNLLAQIKSHPDAWPFMEPVKKSEAPDYYEIIRFPIDLKTMTERLKNRYYVTKKLFIADLQRIISNCREYNHPDSEYCKCANTLEKFFYFKLKDGGLIEK; encoded by the exons ATGTCGGACCCGGCAGCGCAGGCCTTGCAACCCCGGCTTCTTCAAGCCCAGACCGGTGGCTCAGCTGGCTCCAGCACCGGTAATACAGGTTCTGGGTCGGGGAACAGTGACCCAGCCCGACCGGGACTAAGCCAGCAACAGCGTGCAAGCCAAAAGAAAGCTCAAGTCCGAGCTTTCCCACGGGCGAAAAAGCTCGAGAAACTTGGCGTATTCTCTGCTTGCAAG GCAATTGACACCTGCAAGTGCAATGGATGGAAAAATCCGAATCCTCCATCTGCCCCACGTATGGATCTGCAGCAGCAAGCCGCCAGCCTGAGCGAGTCGTGCCGCAGCTGTGAACATTCTCTGG CTGACCATGTGTCTCACTTGGAGAATGTCTCAGAGGATGAGATCAACAGGCTTTTGGGGATGGTTGTGGATGTGGAGAATCTTTTTATGTCCGTGCACAAAGAGGAAGACACCGACACCAAACAAGTTTACTTTTACCTGTTTAAG CTTTTAAGAAAAAGTATCCTTCAGATGAGCCAGCCTGTGGTAGAAGGTTCTCTAGGAAGTCCACCTTTTGAGAAGCCCAACATTGAACAG GGAGTTTTGAATTTTGTCCAGTACAAGTTCAGCCACCTAGCGCCAAAGGAAAGGCAGACCATGTTTGAGCTGTCAAAGATGTTCCTGTTGTGCCTGAACTACTGGAAACTGGAGACACCGACGCAGTATCGCCAGCGCACACAGAAGGACGATGGAACAGCCTACAAAGTGGACTACACCAG GTGGCTGTGCTACTGCCACGTCCCCCAGAGTAACGACAGCCTGCCACGTTATGAAACCACTCAAGTGTTCGGCCGCAGTTTGCTCAAGTCCATCTTCATTGTGACGCGGCGTCAGCTCCTGGAGAAGTTCAGAGTGGAAAAGGACAAACTGTTGCCAGAGAAACGCACACTCATCCTCACACACTTTCCCAA GTTTTTGTCCATGCTGGAAGAAGAAATCTATGGTGAAAATTCCCCAATCTGGGAAGCAGATTTCACCGTGCCAGCTTCAGACGGGACACAACTGGGGCATCAGACGG TGATCAGCCCCGCCGCTGTGTCCGGCTCTCCTGCTTTGCCCAAGGGTCTGAGTGGCGTGTCGGCTGTAGGGAATGTGGAGAGCGGCGGCGCCGAGCCCCATACGG GAGAGAAGCGTAAAATTTCGGAGGCCTTGACCCTGGAGGATGCCAAGCGAATCCGTGTGATGGGAGACATCCCGATGGAGCTGGTTAACGAAGTGATGATGACGATTACCGACCCCGCCGCCATGCTCGGGCCAGAG ACGAACCTGCTGACGCCAAACGCCGCACGCGACGAGACGGCCCGGCTGGAGGAAAGGCGGGGCATCATCGAGTTTCACGTCATTGGGAACTCGCTTTCCCAAAAGTCCAATAAGAAGATCCTGATGTGGTTGGTTGGTCTACAGAACGTGTTCTCTCACCAGTTACCTCGCATGCCTAAAGAGTACATCACCCGGCTGGTCTTTGACCC AAAGCACAAGACCCTCGCCCTCATCAAAGATGGACGCGTCATCGGCGGCATCTGCTTCAGGATGTTTCCAACTCAGGGCTTCACAGAGATCGTCTTCTGTGCCGTCACGTCCAACGAGCAGGTCAAG GGCTACGGAACCCACCTGATGAACCACCTGAAGGAGTATCACATCAAACACAACATCCTCTATTTCCTCACCTACGCTGACGAGTATGCCATTGGCTACTTCAAGAAGCAG gGTTTTTCCAAAGACATCAAAGTGCCGAAAAGCCGCTACCTGGGATACATCAAAGATTACGAGGGGGCGACGCTGATGGAGTGTGAGCTGAACCCGAGGATCCCCTACACCGAGCTCTCGCACATCATCAAAAGACAGAAGGAG ATTATAAAGAAGCTGATTGAGAGGAAACAGAGCCAGATCAGGAAGGTTTACCCAGGACTCACCTGCTTCAAAGAGGGTGTGCGACAGATCCCGGTGGAGAGCATTCCAGGCATAC GGGAAACAGGCTGGAAGCCCAGCAACAAGGACAAAGG GAAAGAGGTGAAGGATCCAGATGTGCTGTACAACATGCTGAAGAACCTTCTGGCCCAGATAAAG AGTCATCCTGATGCCTGGCCCTTCATGGAACCTGTTAAGAAATCCGAGGCTCCAGATTACTACGAGATCATCCGCTTTCCTATCG ACCTGAAGACCATGACAGAACGACTGAAGAACAGATACTACGTGACCAAGAAACTTTTCATTGCCGACCTGCAGCGAATCATCTCTAACTGTCGTGAGTACAACCACCCAGACAGCGAGTACTGCAAGTGTGCCAACACCTTGGAGAAGTTCTTCTACTTCAAACTAAAAGACGGAGGCCTGATCGAGAAATGA